The following proteins are co-located in the Mus caroli chromosome 7, CAROLI_EIJ_v1.1, whole genome shotgun sequence genome:
- the C7H11orf42 gene encoding uncharacterized protein C11orf42 homolog isoform X1, whose product MLVSSPHLLTMDEADATWALIKDKVIEERFGSNVVAVPFLSDAAYYDLLGVLVKQSRPAHTRLALPGRQGRRALKSVGLLPNLLEQAGSEGVFAHCTREYSPNGRAETAYEEMRMMDGQPCRIRLHMGGLRKKVAFLLLPPGQVSLQQNLPWLRSTHSIYVIYQVFSCTWLQLGVLPTAREPQLIRLQRSLPIAFSCLKFSLQPKGVLGPQKSLTKDPLPQGANWVRPSLSIITTLVPTSVSADTHEVADVPPPVPAPPTPPPQEGPEGRPTRFSHKGRNPFRRGPYMLSENWLFSPRNPPPGAQGGGPGDPDRHSMSLPLLQGLSSEFDSDE is encoded by the exons aTGTTGGTCAGTAGCCCCCACCTGCTAACAATGGATGAAGCAGATGCCACTTGGGCCCTCATCAAGGATAAG GTCATCGAGGAGCGTTTTGGGTCCAATGTAGTGGCAGTACCTTTCCTGTCGGATGCAGCCTACTATGATCTACTGGGCGTGTTAGTGAAACAGTCCCGTCCAGCCCACACCCGCCTGGCTTTGCCAGGTAGGCAGGGCAGAAGGGCACTGAAATCAGTAGGGCTGCTACCAAATCTTCTAGAACAGGCAGGGTCTGAGGGTGTCTTTGCCCACTGCACTCGGGAATACTCACCAAATGGCCGAGCCGAGACAGCCTATGAAGAAATGCGAATGATGGATGGGCAGCCCTGCAGGATTCGCCTACATATGGGAGGTCTGCGCAAGAAAGTTGCTTTCCTGCTGCTACCACCAGGGCAGGTGAGCCTACAGCAGAATCTTCCCTGGCTCCGAAGCACCCACAGCATCTACGTCATCTACCAGGTCTTCTCCTGCACCTGGCTGCAGCTAGGGGTTTTGCCTACAGCCCGTGAACCCCAGCTGATCCGGTTACAGCGGTCACTACCTATTGCTTTCTCCTGCCTCAAGTTTTCACTGCAGCCCAAGGGTGTGCTGGGACCACAGAAGTCTCTGACCAAAGACCCATTGCCCCAAGGAGCCAACTGGGTTAGACCTAGCCTTAGCATCATAACAACTCTGGTCCCCACATCAGTATCTGCTGATACCCATGAAGTTGCTGATGTACCTCCACCTGTCCCAGCCCCACCTACACCACCTCCCCAAGAAGGGCCAGAAGGCAGACCCACCAGATTCTCCCATAAGGGTCGAAACCCCTTCCGGAGGGGCCCCTATATGCTTTCAG AGAACTGGCTCTTCAGCCCCCGCAACCCTCCACCAGGAGCCCAGGGTGGGGGCCCCGGGGACCCAGACCGGCACTCCATGTCCCTGCCCCTGCTTCAGGGTTTGTCTTCGGAGTTCGACAGCGACGAatga
- the C7H11orf42 gene encoding uncharacterized protein C11orf42 homolog isoform X2, which translates to MRMMDGQPCRIRLHMGGLRKKVAFLLLPPGQVSLQQNLPWLRSTHSIYVIYQVFSCTWLQLGVLPTAREPQLIRLQRSLPIAFSCLKFSLQPKGVLGPQKSLTKDPLPQGANWVRPSLSIITTLVPTSVSADTHEVADVPPPVPAPPTPPPQEGPEGRPTRFSHKGRNPFRRGPYMLSAENWLFSPRNPPPGAQGGGPGDPDRHSMSLPLLQGLSSEFDSDE; encoded by the exons ATGCGAATGATGGATGGGCAGCCCTGCAGGATTCGCCTACATATGGGAGGTCTGCGCAAGAAAGTTGCTTTCCTGCTGCTACCACCAGGGCAGGTGAGCCTACAGCAGAATCTTCCCTGGCTCCGAAGCACCCACAGCATCTACGTCATCTACCAGGTCTTCTCCTGCACCTGGCTGCAGCTAGGGGTTTTGCCTACAGCCCGTGAACCCCAGCTGATCCGGTTACAGCGGTCACTACCTATTGCTTTCTCCTGCCTCAAGTTTTCACTGCAGCCCAAGGGTGTGCTGGGACCACAGAAGTCTCTGACCAAAGACCCATTGCCCCAAGGAGCCAACTGGGTTAGACCTAGCCTTAGCATCATAACAACTCTGGTCCCCACATCAGTATCTGCTGATACCCATGAAGTTGCTGATGTACCTCCACCTGTCCCAGCCCCACCTACACCACCTCCCCAAGAAGGGCCAGAAGGCAGACCCACCAGATTCTCCCATAAGGGTCGAAACCCCTTCCGGAGGGGCCCCTATATGCTTTCAG CAGAGAACTGGCTCTTCAGCCCCCGCAACCCTCCACCAGGAGCCCAGGGTGGGGGCCCCGGGGACCCAGACCGGCACTCCATGTCCCTGCCCCTGCTTCAGGGTTTGTCTTCGGAGTTCGACAGCGACGAatga